One region of Anaeromyxobacter paludicola genomic DNA includes:
- a CDS encoding SDR family NAD(P)-dependent oxidoreductase, with the protein MSRFAERYGPVALVAGASAGLGEAFARALAARGLNLLLIARRQDALDRLAAELRAVHGVSVRSAAADLAREDLAEVALALARGAEVGLVVYNAAHAVVGPFLERPLRAQLRVIDVNCRGPLTLAHLFGGPMAARGRGGILLMTSVASAQGNPLLAAYAASKAFSLVLAEGLWAELRGEGVDVLACRAGATRTRGREASRPKNDGPLAEPDAVARAALDALGRGPSVVTGALNRVAAFALGRLLPRRASIRIIGRTTRKLYG; encoded by the coding sequence TTGAGCCGCTTCGCCGAGCGCTACGGGCCCGTCGCCCTGGTCGCGGGCGCCTCGGCCGGGCTCGGCGAGGCCTTCGCCCGCGCGCTCGCCGCGCGGGGCCTGAACCTGCTCCTCATCGCCCGCCGCCAGGACGCGCTCGACCGGCTCGCCGCCGAGCTGCGGGCGGTGCACGGGGTGTCGGTGCGCTCGGCGGCGGCCGACCTCGCCCGCGAGGACCTCGCCGAGGTGGCCCTCGCGCTCGCCCGCGGCGCCGAGGTGGGGCTCGTGGTCTACAACGCGGCGCACGCGGTGGTCGGCCCGTTCCTCGAGCGGCCGCTGCGGGCGCAGCTCCGGGTCATCGACGTGAACTGCCGGGGGCCGCTCACGCTGGCGCACCTCTTCGGCGGCCCCATGGCGGCGCGCGGGCGGGGCGGGATCCTGCTCATGACCTCGGTCGCCAGCGCGCAGGGGAACCCGCTCCTCGCGGCCTACGCGGCGTCCAAGGCCTTCAGCCTGGTCCTCGCCGAGGGGCTCTGGGCGGAGCTGCGCGGCGAGGGGGTGGACGTGCTCGCCTGCCGCGCCGGCGCCACCCGCACCCGCGGCCGGGAGGCCTCGCGCCCGAAGAACGACGGGCCGCTGGCCGAGCCCGACGCGGTGGCCCGGGCGGCGCTCGACGCGCTCGGGCGGGGGCCGAGCGTGGTGACCGGCGCGCTCAACCGCGTGGCGGCCTTCGCGCTGGGCCGGCTCCTGCCGCGCCGCGCCTCGATCCGGATCATCGGGCGCACCACGCGCAAGCTCTACGGCTGA